The Taeniopygia guttata chromosome 6, bTaeGut7.mat, whole genome shotgun sequence genome contains a region encoding:
- the VSIR gene encoding V-type immunoglobulin domain-containing suppressor of T-cell activation has product MGTASPRPGLLLAALCLLASHGGADAFLISTPYSLCVCPEGQNVTLSCRISGALAERHDLLYKTWYFSSTGDQSCSDKRHIRNVTDKELRHDLGRHHELPGNASQKPPFGWQSGHHGVELVLDHHGAFHLVVMNLTLQDSGNYCCYAVEVRREGHSKPHSVQAAHGFVELQIQRGKGGLQNCTFHTASGKDITAAVLATGACIVGILCLPLILLLIYKQRQAASSRRAHELVRMDSSTQGIENPVFEAVPSAGAEPRPRAQLSYVASRLPSESGRHLLSEPSTPLSPPGPGDCFFPTLDPVPDSPNSLKA; this is encoded by the exons gaggggcAGACGCTTTCCTGATCAGCACCCCGTACTCGCTGTGCGTCTGCCCCGAGGGCCAGAACGTCACCCTGAGCTGCCGGATCAGCGGCGCCCTGGCCGAGCGCCATGACCTGCTCTACAAAACCTGGTACTTCAGCAGCACGGGCGACCAGAGCTGCTCCGACAAGAGGCACATCCGCAACGTCACCGACAAGGAGCTGCGCCACGACCTCGGCAGGCACCACGAGCTGCCGGGCAACgcctcccaaaaaccccccttTGGATGGCAAAGCGGCCACCACGGCGTGGAGTTAGTCCTTGACCACCACGGCGCCTTCCACCTCGTGGTGATGAACCTGACGCTGCAGGACAGCGGGAATTACTGCTGCTACGCCGTGGAGGTCAGGAGGGAAGGTCACAGCAAGCCCCACAGCGTGCAGGCGGCTCATGGCTTTGTGGAGCTGCAGATCCAgcgag GCAAAGGAGGGCTTCAAAACTGCACATTTCACACTGCCTCCGGCAAAG ATATCACGGCTGCCGTGCTGGCCACGGGCGCCTGCATCGTGGGCATCCTCTGCCTGCCCCTCATCCTGCTCCTCATTTACAAGCAGAGAcaagctgccagcagcagac GTGCCCACGAGCTTGTCAGGATGGATAG cagcacccagggcaTCGAAAACCCCGTGTTCGAGGCGGTGCCATCGGCTGGTGCGGAGCCACGGCCCCGGGCCCAGCTGTCCTACGTGGCCAGCAGGCTGCCCTCGGAGTCCGGCCGGCATCTGCTCTCGGAGCCCAGcacccccctgtccccccccgGGCCCGGGGACTGCTTCTTCCCCACCCTGG ATCCTGTTCCTGACTCACCAAATTCCTTGAAAGCCTGA